In Hyperolius riggenbachi isolate aHypRig1 chromosome 10, aHypRig1.pri, whole genome shotgun sequence, a genomic segment contains:
- the LOC137536799 gene encoding histone H2B 1.1-like, whose protein sequence is MPEPAKSAPAPKKGSKKAVSKNQKKDGKKRRKSRKESYAIYVYKVLKQVHPDTGISSKAMSIMNSFVNDIFERIAGEASRLAHYNKRHTITSREIIQTAVRLLLPGELAKHAVSEGTKAVTKYTSAK, encoded by the coding sequence ATGCCTGAGCCAGCCAAGTCCGCTCCTGCCCCCAAGAAGGGCTCCAAGAAAGCTGTGAGCAAGAACCAGAAGAAGGACGGCAAGAAGCGTAGGAAGAGCAGGAAGGAGAGTTACGCCATCTACGTGtacaaggtgctgaagcaggtacATCCCGACACCGGCATCTCCTCCAAGGCCATGAGCATCATGAACTCCTTCGTCAATGACATCTTCGAGCGCATCGCCGGGGAAGCTTCCCGTCTGGCTCATTACAACAAGCGCCACACTATCACCTCCCGGGAGATCATCCAGACCGCCGTCCGCCTGCTGCTGCCGGGAGAGCTGGCCAAGCACGCCGTGTCCGAGGGCACCAAGGCCGTCACCAAGTACACCAGCGCCAAGTAA
- the LOC137536266 gene encoding histone H3 yields MARTKQTARKSTGGKAPRKQLATKAARKSAPATGGVKKPHRYRPGTVALREIRRYQKSTELLIRKLPFQRLVREIAQDFKTDLRFQSSAVMALQEASEAYLVGLFEDTNLCAIHAKRVTIMPKDIQLARRIRGERA; encoded by the coding sequence ATGGCCAGAACCAAGCAGACAGCCCGCAAGTCCACCGGCGGGAAGGCTCCCCGCAAGCAGCTGGCTACTAAAGCCGCCCGTAAGAGCGCTCCAGCCACCGGCGGAGTGAAGAAGCCCCACCGCTACCGGCCCGGCACTGTGGCTCTCCGCGAGATCCGCCGCTACCAGAAATCCACCGAGCTGCTAATCCGCAAGTTGCCCTTCCAGCGCCTGGTGCGGGAGATCGCCCAGGACTTCAAGACCGACCTGCGCTTCCAGAGCTCGGCCGTCATGGCTCTGCAGGAGGCCAGCGAGGCTTATCTGGTGGGGCTTTTCGAGGACACCAACCTGTGCGCCATCCACGCCAAGAGGGTCACCATCATGCCCAAAGACATCCAGCTGGCCCGCAGGATCCGCGGCGAGAGGGCATAA
- the LOC137536267 gene encoding histone H1B-like, producing MAETAPAAAPPAAEPAAKKKQSKKAATGGAKKASNKPSGPSVSDLIVRAVSASKERSGVSLAALKKALAAGGYDVEKNNSRLKLAVRSLLTKGTLVHVKGTGASGSFKISKKEGSKDKAAAKKKPSAAAKSKKTAAAAKSPKKAKKAPSAAKKSPKKAAKKPAAAKSPAKKAAKPKAAKSPAKKAAKHKAAKSPAKKAAKPKAAKSPAKKAAKPKKAAPKKK from the coding sequence ATGGCAGAGACCGCACCAGCAGCCGCCCCTCCCGCAGCGGAGCCCGCCGCCAAGAAGAAGCAGAGCAAGAAGGCGGCAACCGGAGGAGCCAAGAAAGCCAGCAACAAGCCTTCCGGTCCCAGCGTGTCCGATCTGATCGTCAGAGCCGTGTCCGCCTCTAAGGAGCGCAGCGGGGTCTCCCTGGCCGCCCTGAAGAAGGCTCTGGCTGCCGGAGGATACGATGTAGAGAAGAATAACAGCCGCCTCAAGCTGGCCGTCAGGAGCTTGCTGACAAAGGGCACCCTTGTCCATGTCAAAGGTACTGGCGCCTCCGGCTCCTtcaagatcagcaagaaggagggcagcaaagacaaGGCGGCCGCCAAGAAAAAGCCATCCGCTGCGGCTAAGTCTAAGAAGACGGCTGCTGCTGCCAAGTCTCCAAAGAAAGCTAAGAAAGCCCCCAGTGCTGCCAAGAAGAGTCCGAAGAAAGCGGCCAAGAAACCTGCAGCCGCTAAGAGCCCGGCAAAGAAGGCAGCCAAGCCTAAAGCCGCTAAGAGCCCGGCAAAGAAGGCAGCCAAGCATAAAGCCGCTAAGAGCCCGGCAAAGAAGGCAGCCAAGCCTAAAGCCGCTAAGAGCCCGGCAAAGAAGGCAGCCAAACCTAAAAAGGCCGCTCCTAAGAAGAAATAA
- the LOC137536268 gene encoding histone H4, with translation MSGRGKGGKGLGKGGAKRHRKVLRDNIQGITKPAIRRLARRGGVKRISGLIYEETRGVLKVFLENVIRDAVTYTEHAKRKTVTAMDVVYALKRQGRTLYGFGG, from the coding sequence ATGTCTGGCAGAGGAAAGGGCGGCAAAGGTCTTGGGAAAGGAGGCGCCAAGCGGCACAGGAAGGTGCTCCGGGACAACATCCAGGGCATCACTAAGCCCGCCATCCGCCGCCTGGCCCGCAGAGGGGGTGTCAAGCGTATCTCCGGCCTCATCTATGAGGAGACCCGCGGAGTGCTGAAGGTTTTCCTGGAGAATGTCATCCGCGATGCCGTCACCTACACCGAGCACGCCAAGAGGAAGACCGTCACCGCCATGGATGTGGTGTACGCCCTGAAACGCCAGGGGCGCACCCTCTACGGCTTCGGCGGCTAA
- the LOC137536269 gene encoding histone H2A type 2-B, producing MSGRGKQGGKARAKAKTRSSRAGLQFPVGRVHRLLRKGNYAERVGAGAPVYLAAVLEYLTAEILELAGNAARDNKKTRIIPRHLQLAVRNDEELNKLLGGVTIAQGGVLPNIQAVLLPKKTESHKAAKSK from the coding sequence ATGTCTGGACGCGGAAAACAAGGCGGCAAGGCCCGTGCTAAGGCCAAGACTCGCTCCTCCCGGGCCGGCCTGCAGTTCCCAGTCGGCCGTGTGCACCGTCTGCTGAGGAAGGGCAACTATGCGGAGCGGGTGGGGGCCGGAGCTCCGGTCTATCTGGCCGCAGTGCTGGAGTACCTGACCGCTGAGATCCTGGAGCTGGCTGGTAACGCCGCCCGGGACAACAAGAAGACCCGCATCATCCCCCGCCACCTGCAGCTGGCTGTCCGCAACGACGAGGAGCTCAACAAGCTGCTGGGTGGGGTGACCATCGCCCAGGGGGGAGTCCTGCCCAACATCCAGGccgtgctgctgcccaagaagaCCGAGAGCCACAAGGCGGCCAAGAGCAAGTAA
- the LOC137536272 gene encoding histone H2B 1.1-like, giving the protein MPEPAKSAPAPKKGSKKAVSKNQKKDGKKRRKSRKESYAIYVYKVLKQVHPDTGISSKAMSIMNSFVNDIFERIAGEASRLAHYNKRHTITSREIQTAVRLLLPGELAKHAVSEGTKAVTKYTSAK; this is encoded by the coding sequence ATGCCTGAGCCAGCCAAGTCCGCTCCTGCCCCCAAGAAGGGCTCCAAGAAAGCCGTGAGCAAGAACCAGAAGAAGGACGGCAAGAAGCGTAGGAAGAGCAGGAAGGAGAGTTACGCCATCTACGTGtacaaggtgctgaagcaggtacATCCCGACACCGGCATCTCCTCCAAGGCCATGAGCATCATGAACTCCTTCGTCAATGACATCTTCGAGCGCATCGCCGGGGAAGCTTCCCGTCTGGCTCATTACAACAAGCGCCACACTATCACCTCCCGGGAGATCCAGACCGCCGTCCGCCTGCTGCTGCCGGGAGAGCTGGCCAAGCACGCCGTGTCCGAGGGCACCAAGGCCGTCACCAAGTACACCAGCGCCAAGTAA
- the LOC137536270 gene encoding histone H3, whose amino-acid sequence MARTKQTARKSTGGKAPRKQLATKAARKSAPATGGVKKPHRYRPGTVALREIRRYQKSTELLIRKLPFQRLVREIAQDFKTDLRFQSSAVMALQEASEAYLVGLFEDTNLCAIHAKRVTIMPKDIQLARRIRGERA is encoded by the coding sequence ATGGCCAGAACCAAGCAGACAGCCCGCAAGTCCACCGGCGGGAAGGCTCCCCGCAAGCAGCTGGCTACTAAAGCCGCCCGTAAGAGCGCTCCAGCCACCGGCGGAGTGAAGAAGCCCCACCGCTACCGGCCCGGCACTGTGGCTCTCCGCGAGATCCGCCGCTACCAGAAATCCACCGAGCTGCTAATCCGCAAGTTGCCCTTCCAGCGCCTGGTGCGGGAGATCGCTCAGGACTTCAAGACCGACCTGCGCTTCCAGAGCTCGGCCGTCATGGCTCTGCAGGAGGCCAGCGAGGCTTATCTGGTGGGGCTCTTCGAGGACACCAACCTGTGCGCCATCCACGCCAAGAGGGTCACCATCATGCCCAAAGACATCCAGCTGGCCCGCAGGATCCGCGGCGAGAGGGCATAA
- the LOC137536273 gene encoding histone H1A-like: MAETAPAAAPPAAEPAAKKKQSKKAATGGAKKASNKPSGPSVSDLIVRAVSASKERSGVSLAALKKALAAGGYDVEKNNSRLKLAVRSLLTKGTLVHVKGTGASGSFKISKKEGSKDKAAAKKKPSAAAKSKKPAAAAKSPKKAKKAPSAAKKSPKKAAKKPAAAKSPAKKAAKPKAAKSPAKKAAKHKAAKSPAKKAAKPKAAKSPAKKAAKPKKAAPKKK; this comes from the coding sequence ATGGCAGAGACCGCACCAGCAGCCGCCCCTCCCGCAGCGGAGCCCGCCGCCAAGAAGAAGCAGAGCAAGAAGGCGGCAACCGGAGGAGCCAAGAAAGCCAGCAACAAGCCTTCCGGTCCCAGCGTGTCCGATCTGATCGTCAGAGCCGTGTCCGCCTCTAAGGAGCGCAGCGGGGTCTCCCTGGCCGCCCTGAAGAAGGCTCTGGCTGCCGGAGGATACGATGTAGAGAAGAATAACAGCCGCCTCAAGCTGGCCGTCAGGAGCTTGCTGACAAAGGGCACCCTTGTCCATGTCAAAGGTACCGGCGCCTCCGGCTCCTtcaagatcagcaagaaggagggcagcaaagacaaGGCGGCCGCCAAGAAAAAGCCGTCCGCTGCGGCTAAGTCTAAGAAGCCGGCTGCTGCGGCCAAGTCTCCAAAGAAAGCTAAGAAAGCCCCCAGTGCTGCCAAGAAGAGTCCGAAGAAAGCGGCCAAGAAACCTGCAGCCGCTAAGAGCCCGGCTAAGAAGGCAGCCAAGCCTAAAGCCGCTAAGAGCCCGGCAAAGAAGGCAGCCAAGCATAAAGCCGCTAAGAGCCCGGCAAAGAAGGCAGCCAAGCCTAAAGCCGCTAAGAGCCCGGCAAAGAAGGCAGCCAAACCTAAAAAGGCCGCTCCTAAGAAGAAATAA